The Malus sylvestris chromosome 8, drMalSylv7.2, whole genome shotgun sequence genomic interval AAGTGATACTGTTTAAGTGTCtttggtttgatacaaacccacaTAACCGAACGAGTGTTAAGCGAGACCATGGTTTACTGTCAGTAAACACTACGAGACATTGGTACGATGAAGATCCATACATTTTGGCAACTATGGCGAAACAAATATTCTATCTAGACGACCCCAAAGCTGCCAATggttggaaagttgttcagAAGATTGATCGAAGAGGGTTATATGATATTCCAGAATTAGATCATGATGACAACGTCGCTGACCAACAGTTATCATCTTCGATAGAACTTGATGAAGAAACACTTTGGGATACTAATATTGTCCAAGAACCGTTTGACGTACCTGGAGTTCCCGAATTCGAAATATCAATTGACCTTGGTGACCTGCCTCAATACAATGCACCGGAACATGCAaacgaagatgaagatgaatggGAATCCGGAAATGATAGTAGTGAGGATAGCGAGAGTTATTATTGTAGTTCGGATGAGGattaatataaacttgtaaaggAAAAAGCAGGAGGCTGAAGCTTACTGTCAGCTCTGAGACTGACAGAAGCCGACTACTTGAAATATAAAGATCCAAAGCAGCCTCATGAATGCTCGAATTGGACAAGGGGGATACGGGCCTGTTTACAAGGTAATTGAACAATTGTTTACCATTCCTTAGCACTTGAATCACCTTATATAGCAACACTTGTTTGTCATTACTGTTTCTCTGTTGTGGTTATAGATTTATATGTAAGGGATTTTGTTGCCAGGGAATGTTTCTTGGAGGCCAAGAAATTGCGGTGAAAAGGCTATTAAAGGTTTCAGGACAAGGGTTACAGGAATTTAGAAATGAGGTGGTGCTGATCGCCTAAAAGATTGGTCAAATGACGCAGATCGAGCAAACTGTTGCAACCCCTGATGTCATGAACAAGTATTTTATTGGTAACCAAACAATCTTCACCCTCATTTTCAATTCTTCATCTCACCCCATATGCGTATTGTTCTGTTTGTCAGTGCTGGATTTTTTATTCGATCGATATTTTGATCTAATCTAACTAAACTACGGAGGGGGAGATTTGAACTTGCATGCAGAGAAGGAAAATGGTGGAATTACAGTAATGTCAATGTTGGTTTTAGTAGCAAATGAAATGATTGTATTGTAATTTGTATATGTCTTAGTGGGATAATGGTTTTTTCTACATGAAGTGTGCTTAGTGGTGGTGGGAATGTACCAGCCCCAAAAGCTTCAGCTGAGGCATGGGTCAATCTGGTGAATGGCCTCCAAAAGGGATCTCTATCTACCCGTCTTGGGATTCCTATGATCTATGGGATTGATGCGGTTCACGGCCACAACAACGTCTACAATGCTACTATTTTCCCTCATAATGTTGGACTGGGAGTCACCAGGCAAGTCACAATCATTCTCACCCAAATAAGTCCAAGTCAACAGGCTTCATTCAAGCATTACAGAACGTTTATGATCTTTCGGTCAAATTATGTAGTTTGAAGTTTCTAATCACTGTACTCATGCGTCATTTCGTGTGTTTTCCGTTTCAGAGATCCTAATCTTGTTAAGAGAATTGGGGAAGCAACTACCCTCGAAGTCAGGGCAACCGGAATTCCTTATGTCTTTGCCCCATGTATTGCGGTAATTGAGCAGTCTTATTATACGAAAGCCATAGTTAGAAACTCCAAAACTTGACCAAGCATTCCACTAAAACTATGTATTACTACTGTTCTTGCAGGTCTGCAGAGATCCGAGATGGGGTAGGTGCTACGAAAGCTATAGTGAAGACCATAAGATTGTTCAAGCAATGACTGAGATAATACCTGGTCTGCAAGGAGATATGCCTCCCACTGCAAGGAGATAATACCTGGTCTTCTAGTTTCAAATGCAAGAAAGGATTAGTTtctaatgttatatttttatggttAAAAAAGTGTATAGATGTCGCATTTGATCACTCGTCGTCGGAGTGTGACCAATGCACCTTCAGCATTATCAGCATCTACTGCTCCAGCTGTGAGTGCTCCATTGATTGGGGAGCCTACACCCCTTGCTGAGCCTGCTGCTACGGCGTCCCAGGTGCCTGTCTCATCAACGTCATCAGTGTCGGTTGAGCAGGTCAGTGCACGGCGGCCTCACCAGCGCCGTCGCGAGTCGGAGCCTTCTGATCACACTTCCTCGGCATCCAGAGTAGAGGGTAAGGCCTCCCAGCCAGGTAGTTTTTTCTAATTCTCACtaagttgtatttttttttctcattttaaACCTATTATTTTTATGATGGTCAAAATTTGTTGGATTGTGAAAATGTGTTGCAGGTTGTGAATTACTGTTATTTTACTGTTATAAGGTTTTCGGAAATGCTATACCATtaggggaggttgtgtcaaattttttttttacaaatttaagCTTACGATTTTCACCATTTAAGTATTTTTGGCCAGCTAAAAAAACCACCAGGGGACCTAATCGAATGTTGAAGCAGTTAGAGGGCGCACGGCAGAACGGCTCCAAGATCAAGATTGTGTATGACCCGCGACATTGTGGAGCGGCTACCTCACAGCAGCATAGCGGCATCGCTACTAGCTGTGGTGTTGTTATTCGAGATAATTGTCCCTTTCAGCGGGGGTCTTGGGCAAAAATTCCCAAGGAGACGAAGACATTGGTGCGAGACAAGTTGTCggttagtatattaatttttagctgttattatttttttaattttgtttacaaatattcaaaaccaaaatatattatcttaatattattaaatttgttacaattattttattatttttcatattcGTAGTGCGTTTATGATCTTGAGGACATATCCCCTGAGGCTATGGCCTACTTAGAGGGGACCTTAGCAACCTGATACAAACAATGGAAGAACAATTTTCACACGCTTTTTAAGCAATGGAATGATCCGGAGATTGCTCGTCTACATGTTCCAATCGAGTTGAAGGACCGGCCAGAGGATTGGGAGTGGCTCTGCAAACATTTTACGGACCCAAAATTTGTGGTATatacataatattttaataataatttattattgtacatgttatttttttaagcttttttattaatttatttcaaaTAGTCGCACTAACATGTATATTGTGTGTTTAACAGAAGAAATCTATTGCTGGCCAGAAAGCTCGGGAGTCAAAGACACTTCTCCACCATTCTGGTTCAAAGCCCTTTTCGTATAGGCTTGAGGCACGACGTGAGGTAAAAGTAAATTAACTTTGAAATGTTATACAATTCATTTattattattgattaataaaattttcttcatGTTTTTTTCTTCAGGAGGGTTCTATGTTCCTAGAGATCGACATGTTCGAGGAAGTTTACGTTCGACCTAATAATGAGACCACTAAGCAACTTCATGTAAGTAtatgtaattattattattcttatatGTAAGAATCGTTCAAATATTATctatattttgttattaaacattatatgttttTTCTCTATTATTACAGGCTACTATGATGGAAAAAAGAGATGCTGTTCTCCACGAAGCAACATCGCAGCTTCCCTCAGAGACTCCGATCGAGGACGTCACGCTACCTGAGGATGTAGGTTTTCAGATCATGACTGATGTCCTGGATCAGAACTTCGGTCGTCGTCGTGGCAAGGTTGTTCGAGGTATGGGGAAAGCGCGAGTTCGTGAGACGGGTGCCTCTTCTTCCAGATCGAAAACAGAAGAAGTCAATGCATTGAAGGAGGAAGTGACGCAGCTGAGGGCCGAGGGTGAGCAGATGAAGGTGCAGCTGAGGGCCCAGGATGAGCGGATGAAAGCCCAGGACGAGGAGGTGAGGACCTGTGTCGGGAGGGTGCAAGAACTTGTACAAGCCATACAGATGGCTGGCCTCCAAATCTCGCTACCAGCACCTCATCTTGCTCCACCTTCGACCTCAGACCCATCTCGCCCTGCCGATACCCAGTAGCTTGATGTATTAAACCAGTTcacttgtagttttttttttgtttggacatcttgtatgcacatttttatatattttataattaaatacttttgtttggttaattaattattctttagaatttaattataatattgatcaagaatttaaaaaaaaataactcaaaccaaaaaaagggttttgcgcgacgcatacCATAGGATGCACGTCGCTCAAAGTACTTTGCACGACGTGCACGTACGTCGTGCAAAGTATTTTGCGCGACGTGCATCCTATGGTATGCGTCGTGCAAAGTACTTTGCGCGACTCACGTATGCGTCATGCAAAGTATTTTGCGCGACGTATACGCACGTCGCTCAaagtactttgcgcgacgcatgttaTTGTTCGTCGCGTAAACCCTACCGTCACTGCCTTGGCGCGACGGTCAGCGCGCGACGACCCATTTGTCGCGCAAACTATTAGGCAACGACTTTTGGCTTTGCGAGACGCATTTatgtacgtcgcgcaaagtgttttttctactagtgtggGAGGCAACCTATTTGCCCCAAagcaaagcttcaggctcattttttaAAGTGGTTCAAAGATATTCCACCCTATTTTTTTTAGTGGTTTCATTTGTGATCATTGTTCTCTCAAATATCCTTAAgactcaacaacgttcttccaTAACAAAGAGAATATAAGGTCTCTTAAACGGTAAGTTAGTACccttcatacaacgaggagcaaGCTAATGCTCTTAATCAAGTTGGATAGATCTGAAGTCAttgctagagatgtgatttaggtataAAGTCAATGTGTGTAGTATCACATTTATCCAAACAattaactttcccacattcgtacctaatcacatgtttaattgaatttggccacatgttttacgaaatatgattcaattaactcatcttcaaggacaatatcaataagattatccataactaaaacaaacaccaaatgtGAATCCAAGAATATAAAGAAATGTTcgcaaagtaaatggtttactataGGGATttggccaacaaggccatccatgtcaaaactCTACCCTTTCAACAATGTtttgtgaagcaaaattagtctcacatattgactacgagaatggtactcctcaatgACATTGGTAGGGCATGAATAgatgcataaccaatgatctattccatcaagacggAAGTAGATTCTGCCGGGTTaaggtttggaaatattatcCCTAATTCTTGAAGGTTTAGGTCTTAGTGCCAAGGATCACGCTTTGAGCACGATGCTAGATCTTGCAAGCCTTGATTCTACCATatattgtaaaaacaaactcaaaattggATTATAAGATAGACAGACCCAGAATTGGATTCGATAAGCTTCAGCAGAAGCTAGAGGGGTTTGTTTGATAAGCCTCTACTGAAGCAGAGTAATACCATTCGATGCATCTCTGCCAAAGTAAAGCATGCCATTTGGTGCATCCCTATTGAAGCAAGGCACCACCATTATGTAGGCTGTGACTGAATTGGGTTGAGCCATTTGGTAGACTCCAATCAAATTGGGTCTATACCGTTTGGTAAACTCCTGCCGAAGCTAGGTCTATATCTTTTTTCTCacatttgtggtagtaatcagatctaataatttggtaaacttccattTTCTACACTCCTGCTTCAAGAACGAGTTAGAAACTTGCaaggacgagaaaagtattctccagtcaaaatttgatcagatttataaacttcataatcgtactcattcatggacgtaatcatggtgtgcttcaagCAATATCGTTCATGATTAGACAGTCCATAAAAgcaagccaaagagccatggaatcctcattCGGGAGgtatttctgtttttaatacTTCGGGCATAAGTCTTCAAATAAAGATCATGGCAGAGGCTTATTTAACTCTTCAATgtcattgttggcttcaatggtttctcagcttcttaaCAGTCAAGTgcagattcacgtcttgtacccacATAAAATGGTTTCGGTAAAGAAACGTCCAAACcagtgaaatcgaacttgttacGGTTTGACAATCCACTtaatggagggaacaagattgtgattggtctTATGGAAATAAgatatccataagcatcaaagttagaacatttgggatctaagacatggtttgcatgaaaaacttcgggttttcatgggtgtattgttttatgaaaactttgggtttcgAAGGCACTAAATTCAAAACTACATGATCGATTTTAGTTATGAACTTCCAGTTTATAAAATGAGGTACTTGTAAGAATacataatgcaatatacaactaagcAGTAGTGGATTTAGGTTGCTTCAGGAACTTAAGTGTGAGTGCTTCAGGAACTTAAGTGTAAGAATACATAAAATATTAAATCGTTAATGTCTAAAAGTGGGCTTCaagccaataattttggatgtcTTGTTAGATTAATAGACTGCTCGTCacttaattaattcaatagattgaGACTATTCGAGGTCGATCATAAAAgcaaaaattatacaaagtttCAGGCCATATTGTGGGCTAGATGGCTACAAGCCATACAAAAGAAAAGCCCAAAAAATTTGTGAAGGCCGTGAAATTGGGCACCAAAAATATGAGTGCAggctaaagaaaaaaaagccaaaaatggCTTTGGGCTAAGAAACAAAGGCAGTCCAGCACTGAAACTGCTGGTTGCTACTTTAAACAGGTTACAAATAGCAACCCAATAGGGCATGCAAGCTGCAGGCTTGCAGCAAAGATGGGCTGAGGGGTAACAGGCCCAAAACAACTGAAGTCCAAGTGGGCTAAGCCTGgacaaagacaaaaaaaaaaaggtttgggTTTACTTCGGGCACCCCAGCTTCGTTGGGTGCGTGCAATCGTCAGAAAAACTGAACGACGCCACCACAATTGGTGGTGTTCTCAGACGAGGATGACTGGGGGTTCAACAATGACCCTTAAATTCATGACGGATACTCGCTCAACATTGGAATCGAAAAGGATGGCATCGGTTGTCCAAATCCTGATGAGATTCAGTCTGGAATCTCAATCAAATTGATCGTCGAGGACAAAAAGCTATGAAACTAGACAACTGCAGGTCATCGATTTTCACCAGAATTGGTGGAAGGGGGTCGGAGAAGCTCGGCTTCAAGCAAACGCAGGTCCAACGAGGCAGACAACGTGCAAAACGGTGATGTTTTTGCAATTCTGGAATTTTCTGGGCAACGGCTAAAACAGCGATGTTTGGCTTAAGCTTGGAGCGAGCGCGTGGCTTGAATGTAACTCTATGACTGGCTCGGCGTGGCAGCACGGCTGCAAGCCGTGACTCAGCCGagttttcccttttctttctttttttttcttgtttcttttcagacttttagtatttgggtttttaaaacccaaaaaaaaaaaatcatgcttctattttatttagattctttgactcacaaaattccacatagcataattgcgtattgcatgaacaaatacacacacacacacacacacacacacatatatatatatatattgacaaaatatatgaacacatatgcaatatataaaattgaaaggaaaatataaatatagggggttcatgcatcatgaagaatgttttcatgcttcatggtcgtttcaaatatcttaatttattttaaaggaACCTGATTGGCAAAAAACAATtgtgcctttgaatttgtagaagatcattATCGAAAAGCCGGAATTGAATCTCTtatgcgttgtatcacgttcaacaaagaaaaaattaaattgaatcaataacatgtagatcaatttaataaaataataaattaatcataaagaGAATAATTAAAACGTAATACGCTCCTAATTGAAGAATAAACTCTCTTTATCGTAGCAACAAGAGcatgttgataacgtgttgtaggcctaatttACTGTATTATATAaaggatagagagagagggggtgcgacaatagtagagagaaagagagagttgtggaattgtgaggtgtgttctattcaccctttgtacctttatttatagtagtatggaaggttaattccttaccctaataggattacaactctaataggatattaactactaaaaggaatattcaaagatatccctagatacactagaatttacacaatcatattcttaatctaataggactgcaacataaCCCACAATTGCCACATCATTACTTAATAGCCAAACTAACggatatatgaaattgaaatgaaattttaattgaattgtttTCTTTT includes:
- the LOC126631343 gene encoding uncharacterized protein LOC126631343 codes for the protein MTQIEQTVATPDVMNNVLSGGGNVPAPKASAEAWVNLVNGLQKGSLSTRLGIPMIYGIDAVHGHNNVYNATIFPHNVGLGVTRDPNLVKRIGEATTLEVRATGIPYVFAPCIAVCRDPRWGRCYESYSEDHKIVQAMTEIIPGLQGDMPPTARR